One Dreissena polymorpha isolate Duluth1 chromosome 9, UMN_Dpol_1.0, whole genome shotgun sequence genomic window carries:
- the LOC127844806 gene encoding GTP-binding protein REM 2-like, with the protein MELAELCRVSEKYATKDKSVRPKTVPERRGMSFSRSIRKKNGKRAQRNRSKSLPSIAITVPNQALNPVYIEAKANSEPRQLPESIPEELDTSRIRQFSTTMKGLVNQGDLCIDGRRDSAVSTTGYRRMSTMSIQSVCGNYGRRDSVYAEQARRRNSSFAAAYCTPVRRTSCFASMENRKMGVKPGLESSQDSVLDECPSQYQVLVLGSTGVGKSAIISQFTTSEFLGASDVHTDSEENKTSVSVILNQEESVLELFEENNVSTLNDNSDFQADAYMLVYSCADRSSFRSACATLRRLKEEAGGSKTVMIVANKVDLVRKRLVTSDDGKNFANSYNCKYIETSAALNHNIDELLAGVLSQIRLKQYGPCPTVVSPEQKKGQQKGLTSALKTAIRGVFGGKKHKVKGCENLYEI; encoded by the exons atgGAACTAGCGGAATTGTGTAGAGTTTCGGAAAAATACGCCACAAAGGACAAATCTGTTCGCCCGAAAACAGTACCGGAAAGAAGGGGAATGTCTTTCTCGAGGTCCATCCGGAAAAAGAACGGTAAAAGAGCTCAAAGAAACCGAAGTAAAAGTCTGCCGTCCATCGCCATAACTGTTCCAAATCAAGCATTAAATCCAGTATACATCGAAGCCAAAGCGAACTCCGAACCGAGGCAGCTGCCGGAGAGTATCCCGGAAGAGCTGGACACCAGTCGGATTAGGCAGTTCAGTACCACTATGAAAGGACTTGTGAACCAAGGTGATCTGTGCATAGACGGCCGTAGGGACAGCGCGGTTTCTACGACGGGCTACCGTCGTATGAGCACGATGTCAATTCAGAGCGTATGCGGAAACTACGGGCGCCGAGACAGCGTATACGCGGAACAGGCCCGCCGTCGGAACAGCTCCTTTGCAGCCGCATACTGCACTCCCGTCCGGCGTACCAGCTGCTTCGCGTCCATGGAAAACCGGAAAATGGGAGTCAAACCCGGACTTGAAAGTTCCCAGGATTCGGTTCTCGACGAGTGCCCATCGCAGTACCAGGTGCTCGTGCTGGGGTCCACTGGCGTCGGCAAGAGCGCCATCATCAGCCAATTCACAACCTCAGAGTTCCTGGGCGCCTCGGACGTTCATACAG ATTCGGAAGAGAACAAAACAAGCGTCTCCGTGATATTGAATCAAGAAGAATCGGTGCTCGAACTATTTGAAGAAAACAATGTG TCAACGCTGAATGATAACAGCGACTTTCAAGCGGATGCGTATATGCTCGTTTACTCGTGCGCTGACCGTTCGTCCTTCAGGTCTGCGTGCGCAACTTTGCGACGTCTGAAGGAGGAAGCAGGCGGCTCCAAGACTGTGATGATTGTTGCCAACAAGGTGGACCTTGTCAGAAAACGTCTGGTGACTTCGGATG ATGGAAAGAACTTTGCCAACTCGTATAACTGCAAATACATCGAAACCTCGGCCGCTCTTAATCATAACATCGACGAGTTGCTGGCGGGGGTTCTCAGTCAGATCCGCCTAAAACAATACGGCCCCTGTCCCACGGTCGTGAGTCCCGAGCAGAAAAAAGGCCAACAGAAAGGGCTCACAAGCGCCCTTAAAACTGCGATTCGCGGAGTGTTCGGCGGGAAGAAGCACAAAGTGAAGGGATGCGAGAATCTTTATGAGATATGA